Genomic DNA from Triticum dicoccoides isolate Atlit2015 ecotype Zavitan chromosome 4B, WEW_v2.0, whole genome shotgun sequence:
ctgaatacagatgggggaagatgatggaggtgttggtgaagatggcagaggtgttggtgaagatggcggtgatgatgatggcccccggtagcgttccggcgccaccggaagcaagggggagaggccccttcttcttcttcttccttgacctcctacctagatgggagaagggtttcccctctggtcctttgctcccatggcttgggaggggcgagagcccctccgagattggatctatctatctgtttctgcgttctcagattctgccccttcaccgtttcttttatatccggagatccgtagcttcgattggggtgaatctttcgcccagatctttctcataaaattagctttcttgtggcaaaagaagagcgtcaactgccttacgggggccccaggagtccagggcgcgcctgcctccctggggggcgcccctatctcctggccccctcgggcaccgtcttgcgttgattttacttcccaaaaatcataaatattccaaaataattctccgtccgtttttatcccgtttggactccgtttgatatgggttttctgcgaaacaaaaaaaatgTAACAGACATGAaccgacactgggcactggatcaatatgttagtcccaaaaaatagtataaaaagttgccaaaagtatatgaaagttgaataatattggcatggaacaataaaaaattatagatacgacagagacgtatcacctactgctacatatactggaccaattactagagctcgcgcacgccaattaaattatcagatacatttgttttgctcacaAATGAAGGGCCTCGCATGGATAGGGAagaacactggagcaagaacaagcatggagatgatggcatgcacaaggggaacaagaacggagttacaagtgatgatttcaggactttgaagccaccataatgtgtgcatgaagcattggacgaaatatacaagatgccacttcataaatttcgtccagaggctattctaggtgctgcatcacctttttattgggccaggcccatgtaattttgaaatgcaTAAGTATcgactatttttagagtccgtatgtgtggggaaacaagagatagggttggtttcggacccctccaccaagggccacgaaattcccccctcttcctccatatatacaacccttagggcaccatttagactttgggttttgtttagattaaaagttcatcatagctgcaacttcgcgtacttcgtttgtgttcaacgaccagacaaaggcgtcacagaactccaccttcattaataaagctttcctcttatattcgcaatatccagattgcaattcagtttcttgcttgttcttcatttgctcgaaaatagaccctcgtggtcaggttgatcgtgctccggcgtggtcaataacccctcggaagttggtttagcgattgctaaggtgcgacgtctcgcacgttcgtagtcggatcgtcaaggttgactcccatagaaaacgatagccaccatctcaccgAAACATCGGGGCACCTTTTCCTCTATCAAGAATGCTCCGCATCAGAGTAGTGTAGTGCTGCGAGAAAGATATACTACCTTTGTCCTGGTTTATTAGCCCCCTTattattttgtgtcaaattttaaaCATGGATTTAATTAACAAAATGTTAATACATGTCACAAAAACTAGTATAATTGTAAACTACAGTCAATTACGAATCTAACGATATAATTTTTAatgacatgcattaacacttttccAGTTAGATTTATGGTCAAATTTTGTCATAAAATATAAATGgatcaataaaccaggacagaggtattaCTCCATGTGCAAACATTGCCAGCGAGCAgaaaatatatactccctccgtcccaaaatgagtgactcaactttgtactaactttgtactaacgcTAGtacaagttgagtcacttattttgagacgaaggGAGTACATCGATTGCAATATAAATAGTGAACACCGGACGGATCCAACAGTGGTCGAGCTGGCCACCCAAAAAAACCCGCTAGAGAGATCTAAGGTAGAGAGCGAGAGAGGAAGGGAAGAGGAGAGAGGAAAGCAGAAGCACGCGGATGGAGCACCTCGTCACttcaagatgtgaatcaaccatggctcatgataccaagatgttgtagggtggaacctaagtgaagatcttttcacacttggagggggaaaggggATGAACACAAGAACACAAGAGGGAAATCACTCAAATAAAattcaatcacacatccactagaatagcaaagTTGAGATCCACAAGAATACAAGATCAATTCAAGGAAACAAGCACAAAGGTAAGGTTCTTCCCACTCCTAAGGAGGTGGGTCTTGatgatagtcttctccaaaaggaggtcttcaTGTCAACTAGGGATCCTCACCTAAGAGGTCTTGATCTCCAAGCGGAGTGGTAGAAGGAGCACAGCTCTATCAATGTCTTACATATATTTTGCTGACCCTAATAAATGTCTTAGACTCGAAATATATAGCTAAAGGGAGGAATGGGACGACTTGGGAGGCAAGGAAGGGCATCAACGGCCGaaacctgggaggcccgtgcgcgcgAGGTGCTACAGCGGTGagggcccgtgcacacggggtctggagcccgtgcgcacggggtggtgcGTCTGGTTTACAGAAGCTCCCAGggtggcccgtgcgcacggggtcttgggGGCCTGTGGGCACAGGGTCAGCTGGGAGGTGTAGTCTTCATCTTCTtgagctccttcttcttcctcgtggcCTTGGGgtgcttctcctcctcctttggGGTGTCCCTTAGCTGCTTGGTGGCGTTGGTCTTCGTACCTAATGACaaatagcatattttggtgaggcaGGAACCAAGTTCCATTCATGTTCATATCTATCTCAAGTAAGAGTGAGTTCACCTAGGTTTCAATGGCGCGTGCTCGAGCTTTTGTCATAGGTTCACGTAGTGCTTGATGTATTGGTGTAGGGTTTAtgaggatgatggaaggatgctacaCATCAGAGTAGTGTAGTGCTGCGAGAAAGATATACTACCTTTGTCTTGGTTTATTAGCCCCCTTATTATTTTGTGTCGAATTTTAAacattgatttaattaataaaatattaaTACATGTCACAAAAACTAGTATCATTGTAAACTACACTCAAATACGAATCTAACGATATAATTTttaataacatgcattaacacttttccAGTTAGATTTATGATCAAATTTTGTCATAAAATATAAATGGATCAATAAACCAGGACCGAGGTAGTACTTCATGTGTAATCGCTGCCAGCGAGCAGAAaatgtatactccctccgttccaaaataagtgactcaactttgtactaacattaGTATAAGCTGAGTcatttattttgagacggagggagtacatggattGCAATATAAACAGTGAACACCGGACGGTTCGAACGGTGGTCGAGCCGGCCACCCAAAAAAAAAACTGGTGGAGATCTAAGGTAGAGAAGCGAGAGAGGAAGGGAAGAGGAGAGAGGAAAGCAGAAGCAGGCGGACGGAGGCACCTCGTCGCCAAAAATACACCNNNNNNNNNNNNNNNNNNNNNNNNNNNNNNNNNNNNNNNNNNNNNNNNNNNNNNNNNNNNNNNNNNNNNNNNNNNNNNNNNNNNNNNNNNNNNNNNNNNNNNNNNNNNNNNNNNNNNNNNNNNNNNNNNNNNNNNNNNNNNNNNNNNNNNNNNNNNNNNNNNNNNNNNNNNNNNNNNNNNNNNNNNNNNNNNNNNNNNNNNNNNNNNNNNNNNNNNNNNNNNNNNNNNNNNNNNNNNNNGCACCTCATCCTTCTCGCCGTCCTcctcgtctcctccctcgccgccgccgcaaaATCTGCCGATGAGGACGTCATCTTTGGCCtcgccaagttgttgtccagcccgCCCTCATCCTGGGGTGCCGGCGGCGACGTCTGCGTCTTCGACGGCATCACCTGCGAGCGCGGCGGCTCGGGCCGGGTCACCTCCATCGACCTCGGGGACATGGGTCTCACCGGGACCCTGCCCACCTCCCTGTCCTCCCTCACTGCGCTCAAGGAGTTGCATCTCCAGGGCAACGCACTACACGGCGACTTCCCATCGCTCGCCGGCTGCACCGACCTCACCCGCCTTGTGCTCGACGGCAATGGGTTTACCTCCCTCCCAAGTGACTTCCTCAAAGACCTGCCCTCCCTGCAATACCTCAGCCTGGAGGACCTGCCACTCAAGCCGTGGTCCGTCCCTGACGCCATTGTCGGCTCCTCCTTACTCGAAACCTTCTCCGCCTCCAATGCCTCCATTGCGGGTGCCTTCCCAGCGGTTCTCGCCAACCTGTCATCGTTGAGGTCTCTGCGGCTGTCATATAATAACCTCACTGGTGGACTCCCTGCCGGGCTGGCTGAGCTGATTGCCCTAGAGAGTCTGCAGCTGAACAACCAGATGTCGGATGGGAAGCTGTCAGGGTCTATTGCTGTTGTTGCTGCAATGAAGAACCTAAGGCTGCTGTGGATCCAGTCTAATAAATTCACGGGCCCAATCCCGGATTTTAGCAACTCACAGCTAGAGGCGTTCAATGTCAGGGACAATAGGCTTACTGGTGTGGTGCCAGCCTCACTCTATGAGATCAAGACATTGCGTAATGTGTCACTGACTAATAATCTTTTTCAGGGGCCGATGCCTGATTTTCGTGGTGTAAATGTAGACCTCGCTGCTGACACCGTGAGCAGGTTCTGTCAGTCAAGGCCTGGGCCATGTGATCAGCTGGTTACAACTCTGCTTGCGGTGGCCGCAGGGTTTGGATACCCAGCTGAACTTGCGGAAACGTGGAATGGGAACACACCATGTGGTAATTGGATTGGTGTTGTATGCTCAAATGGGGATGTTAGCATTTTTGATTTGCACAATCGTGGTTTGTCAGGGACGATATCGCCGGCTATTGCAAACCTGACTAGTGTTGGAAAGCTAGATCTCTCAAATAATCACCTCACTGGGGTGATACCCGATACTCTGACGACAATGTCAAACCTGAAAATTTTCATTGTCTCAAATAATAGCCTTGATGGTGAACTGCCCAAGTTTAAGCCTTCAGTCAAGGTACTGGCCAACGGAAACCAGTTTGGGAAATCAGATAGTGGTTCCCAGAATGTTTCCGCAGGTGCACTGAAATGGAAATCGGATGCTGGCATGATTATTGGAATTCTTGTAGCTGTGGTTCTTCTTGTTATCATTGTTGGGCTTTTGGTACATCATCGGAGGAAGAAGAATGCAGAGAAGTTCAGGCCAGTCTCATCAAAGGGGTCTGCTGATGAATCTGAGATGATGAAGATTCAGGTGGTTGAAACAAATTGGAGTGTCAATGGACATACTGCAGTTCCAGCTGATTACAGCCAGGTGAGTGCTGGTAGC
This window encodes:
- the LOC119292642 gene encoding receptor protein kinase TMK1-like is translated as HLILLAVLLVSSLAAAAKSADEDVIFGLAKLLSSPPSSWGAGGDVCVFDGITCERGGSGRVTSIDLGDMGLTGTLPTSLSSLTALKELHLQGNALHGDFPSLAGCTDLTRLVLDGNGFTSLPSDFLKDLPSLQYLSLEDLPLKPWSVPDAIVGSSLLETFSASNASIAGAFPAVLANLSSLRSLRLSYNNLTGGLPAGLAELIALESLQLNNQMSDGKLSGSIAVVAAMKNLRLLWIQSNKFTGPIPDFSNSQLEAFNVRDNRLTGVVPASLYEIKTLRNVSLTNNLFQGPMPDFRGVNVDLAADTVSRFCQSRPGPCDQLVTTLLAVAAGFGYPAELAETWNGNTPCGNWIGVVCSNGDVSIFDLHNRGLSGTISPAIANLTSVGKLDLSNNHLTGVIPDTLTTMSNLKIFIVSNNSLDGELPKFKPSVKVLANGNQFGKSDSGSQNVSAGALKWKSDAGMIIGILVAVVLLVIIVGLLVHHRRKKNAEKFRPVSSKGSADESEMMKIQVVETNWSVNGHTAVPADYSQVSAGSANITHLFESHGMQLPIEVLLKATDSFNEDCILGKGGFGVVFKGNLNGRLVAVKRCDSGTMGTKGQQEFMAEIDVLTKVRHRHLVGLLGYCTHGYERLLVYEYMSGGTLREHLCDLQRSGYTPLTWTQRMTIALDVARGIEYLHGLAQETFIHRDLKPSNILLDQDLRAKVSDFGLVKLANDADKSMMTRVAGTFGYLAPEYATTGKVTTKVDVYAYGVILMEMITGRKVLDDSLPDDETHLVTIFRRNMLDKEKFRKFVDPTLELGAEAWKSLLEVADLARHCTAREQNQRPDMCHCVNRLSSLLDEWKPTEVDDDDECETSEMHLNQQLEKWRCDDFTISDSDPFSTFNM